A DNA window from Sordaria macrospora chromosome 4, complete sequence contains the following coding sequences:
- a CDS encoding mitochondrial 37S ribosomal protein bS6m has protein sequence MLYETIGIVRPGNIAEVKELVLTAGKLILNQGGVIRDIKNWGTFLLPRPISTNQQRHTRGHYFVMRYDSSIATHEEVRRTMRADPRVIRTANVKLGDGKLETLSRFGAIPWRSLEES, from the exons atgTTGTATGAGACTATTGGTATT GTCCGCCCGGGCAACATTGCCGAGGTGAAGGA ACTCGTCCTAACAGCCGGCAAGCTCATCCTCAACCAAGGCGGCGTAATTCGCGACATCAAGAACTGGGGCACCTTCCTCCTGCCTCGTCCCATCTCCACCAACCAGCAGCGCCACACGCGCGGCCACTATTTCGTCATGCGTTACGACTCCAGCATCGCGACGCACGAGGAGGTTCGCAGGACCATGAGGGCGGATCCGCGCGTTATTCGCACGGCGAACGTCAAGTTGGGCGATGGAAAGCTGGAGACGTTGAGCCGGTTTGGGGCGATTCCTTGGAGGAGTTTGGAGGAGTCTTAA